GTGTAATTCCAGCTTACCTGTTTGTGCTCAGAATCACCAATGATTATGGTGGAATAACCGCAGGAATATTGGTAGGTCTGGCACCGACCTATTTTGCCCACACTTATGCAGGATTCTTTGATACAGATATGTTTAACATGATATTACCCCTAATGGTGATATGGTTCTTCGTGGAGAGTATTTTAGCCAAAGAAATTAAAAAGAGAGCAATTTTTGCATCTCTTTCAGCAATATCACTCATAGTGTTCTCGCTAGCATGGGTAGGATACATATTTTATCTATCCATATTAGTTGCTTTCGTGATTGCCTATTTAATAGTTGCTCGATTCATTTTAACTGAATCTAAACCAATGAGTGAATATTCAAACAAGTTAAAATGGTTCCTAGACCAAAAAGAGATTTTTTCATTGTTAATTGTGCTCGTTATTGGTGGTCTATTTGTAGGAATATTCAACGGGTTCTCATCCATATTAGATTCATTATATGGACTTATAGGTGTGAATCAAATACAGGCCCTTGCACAAGCCACTACATACCCCAATGTATATGTTTCAGTATCAGAATTGCAAATACCTACATTGATCAGTGGTGGAATAAGCTCCGCATTTTTACCAAACCAATCTTCAATTATTGGAGGGGTTGGTGGGTTATTAGCATTTATTTCAGGAATACTGGGAGTTGGAGCTTTAATCTGGAAAGTTAAATCAACTTACCATACTAAAAAACAATCCCATGCTAGCAAAAAACCAGGAAAATCCCAGAGAAAAGAAAAATATGCTGGTAAACGTAAGAATATTGAAAACACCCAACATCCTCGCACACGAATGACTAAAACGGAACTATTTGATTTTAAAAGGAAAAACTTATTATATGCCGTTTTATTTGTAGTATGGATTATAATGAGTGCTTATGCTGTAACTAAAGGTTTCAGATTCATATCTACATTTTCTTTACCTATAAGTTTATGTGCCGGAATATTCATAGGGTTTGCAGTCGTATATGTGAGAGAAAATTTAAAAACAGCATCTACATTAGCATTACTAGGATTTATAACTGGAGCATTGACGATTTATCCATTTGGAATTTCTACAGTGGCCACTCTTGTCGCAGGATTAGTAATAGCACTAATAGTTCTTTTAATTAAAAAACCGGAGATAAGAGCACCTATCGTAATGTCACTTATTGTGCTGGCAGTTATAGCTCCTGCTGTTAGTGGAGCAAATACCGTAGCTAATTCAGTTGTTCCGGGTACTGACGATGGAATGTGGGATTCCATGTCTTGGATACAAAACAACACCCCTAATGACACAGTAGTAATGTCATGGTGGGATTTCGGGCACCTTTTCACTGCCGCAGCAGATAGGCCGGTTACATTTGATGGGGGTTCACAGAACACTCCAAGAGCTTATTGGATAGGTAAAGCCATGTTAACCACGAATGAAACTCTTTCAAGTGGGATATTTAGGATGTTGGCCTCCAGCGGCGATCAAGCATATTTAACATTAGATAACTATACCAATAACAGTGGAAAAACCGCAGAAATATTAACTGCAACTTTAGGACTTAGTAAAGATCCAGCTCAGACGTTGATGGTTAATAAATATAAATTAACGACATCACAAGCCCAAACTATACTTAAATACACTCACCCAGCAAAAGAAACACCATTTGTTTTTGTAGCGAGTTCAGATATGTTAGGAAAAGCTGGATGGTGGAGTTACTTTGGAAGCTGGGATTTCGAGAAACAAAATGCGACCAGATCAAGCTATTTCACTTCAGTGGCTAGTTCAAAACCACAGGTGATAAATAACACCACTATGGTTGAAACTGTGAACACCCAAGTAGGTAATCAACTAGTGGGAGTACTCGTGCAGGAAGATATTAATAGAACCAACCAAACCAACGCAACCATTATTGTTGGTGCGAATAGTACATTCGAGAAAATAAATCCACACAAATTGATAATAATCAAAGGAAACCAGTTAGTTAAAAATGAAATCGTTGACACAAATAGTAGTCTAAGTTTAATAGTTATTGGGGATAATGGAACTTATACTACTATAATAATGGACAAAGCATTAGAAGATGCCATGTTCACTAAACTATTCCTTTTAGGAGGATACAATCAGACTTCCTTTAAGTTCTTGCATCAAGAACCAGGTGTAGTTCTGTGGACATCTACTAGCTCAATAATTAACATGACAAATGACACAACAAGTGCTTAGCAATATATTACTAAAGATTAGTAGAAAAATGAAATAGATGATGAGTGTCGCATCTATTTTCCCATTTTATTTTTATTTTATAAAATCGCCTAATTTAGAAATTATTTTTGTTTTTATTATTAATTAGTTGAATTTCTATAATTAATAAATAAAAAAAAATAGTATTTAAATTAATATTTCAGTATGATGGGAGTTTAAATCCTTATAAAAAAAATAGTGACAAATAATTAATTAATTTTTATAGCAATTATGTTATTTTAATAATTTAGCTGTGTAATCTATGGAACAGTTATCTGATAAAAATAAGGTAACCTAAAAATTTGTATAAATAATAGGGATTAAATTAGAAAAGATTTCAATATTATAATTCTGCTTCAGTACCTTTTATCCATTTTAGCTTTGAAAATATCAGTAGCACTTACCATCCCCATAATTTCACCATCTTCTTCTACCAAAAGGCGCCATACCACATGATTGACCATTTGATGTGCTGCTTCTTTAAGAGAAGCCGTTGGTAAAATTGTTACCAGATCTCTCTCCATTACTTCTTGGGCTTTGACTTCACTTAAATCATCACCTTCAGCAACAGCCTCCAACACATCCCAAGTAGTAACAATACCCACTTTAATATTGTCGCTAGTTACTACAAAACTACCCTTCCCCTTCTCTACGGAATTTTTAAGAAGTTCTTCCAGACTTTCGTTCTCATCAATAGTGCTCATTTCAGTGATCATCACATCTTTAACATTCATAAAGTCACCCTACATTATTATGAATCTTCTGGAATATAAAAATTTCATTATGAGGGAATATAAGGAAAAGGTTAATAACGATTATTTTCAAACTGAATATGTCTATATATTATAACATTTAATGAAATAAATCCTATTTTTAGTTTATTATTTTCACGTGAGTTCTATGGATATCGACGACAAAATCAAAAAGATTGAAGATGAAATTACAAAAACGCCATATAACAAGGCTACTTCTCATCACATAGGTAAGCTCAAGGCAAAAATATCAAAATTGAAAGAGGAATCCATTCAAAGAAAGAGTTCTGGAACTAAGGGAAAAGGATTCCACGTGAAAAAAGCGGGTGATTCAACAGTAGTTCTAGTAGGATTTCCATCGGTGGGTAAATCCACACTTCTCAATGAAATAACCAATGCTGAATCTAAAGTAGGAGCCTATCAATTCACCACACTTGACATAGTACCTGGTGTTATGGAATATAAAGGTGCTAAGATTCAAATTTTTGATATTCCTGGAATAATTACTGGTGCTGCTGGTGGAAAAGGCCGTGGCCGAGAAATTTTATCTGTAGCCCGGAGTGCGGATCTTATAATCATTGTAATGGATGTATTTAATCCCAAACACCTTGAAGTTATTTTAAGAGAATTAAGAGATGTTGGTATTAGACCTAATGAAAAACAGCCTGATGTTACGGTTAAACGAAATAAATTAGGCGGAGTTCATGTTTCATCAACTATTAAACTCACCCATCTTGATGAAAAAATAATAAGATCCATTATAAACGAATATGGGATGCATAATGCCGATGTTCTATTAAGAGATGATGTTACTATAGATCAGTTCATTGATGCTCTAGAGGCCAATAGAACTTATATTCCTGCAGTTGCTGTTTTAAATAAGATAGATCTAGCCGATGAAGAATATTTGCAAGAAATCAAAAAACAGTTCCCGGACGCTATTTTTATCTCTGCCGATCAAAAAATAAATATTGACAATCTTAAAGACGAAATATTCGAGCGCTTAAAGTTAATAAGAATTTATCTAAAACCTCAGGGCAAAAAAGCAGATTATGAAGACCCTTTGATAATTAGAGAAGGATCTACTGTAAAAGACGTTTGTGGAAAATTGCATAGGGAATTTGTGAAAAATTTCCGCCACGCTAATATTTGGGGAAGTTCTGTAAAATTTGAAAGCCAAAAAGTGGGTTTTGACCATATTTTAAATGATAAAGATGTTTTAAGAATTATTTTGAAAAAATAGGTTTAATTAACATTTTAAGATATGAAAATTATTTATTTTGATTTTCATGATATTTTTACAATAATCAAAATACTTGGATTTAAAATTAATAAATATTTATAGAAATATTGAATAATCATAAATAACAATAGTTAATTATATAAATAATTTTTAATTGTTGATATGTAACATATTATTCAATATTAAATTTAATGGTGTAAAAATGGAATTAGACGATA
The DNA window shown above is from Methanobacteriaceae archaeon and carries:
- a CDS encoding STT3 domain-containing protein; the encoded protein is MDYKKTLSKLKPLIIIILLFSVVFFIRAEAYNISGAPDQSKDFYKDASGLPYFSEMDSYYNYRLTLNYIQKGMMGDTKLNGTDWDLHSYSPPGRAIDYPPLIVYITSFFYYVANLFGKIPLTEVAFWTGALIGSLCVIPAYLFVLRITNDYGGITAGILVGLAPTYFAHTYAGFFDTDMFNMILPLMVIWFFVESILAKEIKKRAIFASLSAISLIVFSLAWVGYIFYLSILVAFVIAYLIVARFILTESKPMSEYSNKLKWFLDQKEIFSLLIVLVIGGLFVGIFNGFSSILDSLYGLIGVNQIQALAQATTYPNVYVSVSELQIPTLISGGISSAFLPNQSSIIGGVGGLLAFISGILGVGALIWKVKSTYHTKKQSHASKKPGKSQRKEKYAGKRKNIENTQHPRTRMTKTELFDFKRKNLLYAVLFVVWIIMSAYAVTKGFRFISTFSLPISLCAGIFIGFAVVYVRENLKTASTLALLGFITGALTIYPFGISTVATLVAGLVIALIVLLIKKPEIRAPIVMSLIVLAVIAPAVSGANTVANSVVPGTDDGMWDSMSWIQNNTPNDTVVMSWWDFGHLFTAAADRPVTFDGGSQNTPRAYWIGKAMLTTNETLSSGIFRMLASSGDQAYLTLDNYTNNSGKTAEILTATLGLSKDPAQTLMVNKYKLTTSQAQTILKYTHPAKETPFVFVASSDMLGKAGWWSYFGSWDFEKQNATRSSYFTSVASSKPQVINNTTMVETVNTQVGNQLVGVLVQEDINRTNQTNATIIVGANSTFEKINPHKLIIIKGNQLVKNEIVDTNSSLSLIVIGDNGTYTTIIMDKALEDAMFTKLFLLGGYNQTSFKFLHQEPGVVLWTSTSSIINMTNDTTSA
- a CDS encoding GTP-binding protein, coding for MDIDDKIKKIEDEITKTPYNKATSHHIGKLKAKISKLKEESIQRKSSGTKGKGFHVKKAGDSTVVLVGFPSVGKSTLLNEITNAESKVGAYQFTTLDIVPGVMEYKGAKIQIFDIPGIITGAAGGKGRGREILSVARSADLIIIVMDVFNPKHLEVILRELRDVGIRPNEKQPDVTVKRNKLGGVHVSSTIKLTHLDEKIIRSIINEYGMHNADVLLRDDVTIDQFIDALEANRTYIPAVAVLNKIDLADEEYLQEIKKQFPDAIFISADQKINIDNLKDEIFERLKLIRIYLKPQGKKADYEDPLIIREGSTVKDVCGKLHREFVKNFRHANIWGSSVKFESQKVGFDHILNDKDVLRIILKK
- a CDS encoding CBS domain-containing protein; the protein is MNVKDVMITEMSTIDENESLEELLKNSVEKGKGSFVVTSDNIKVGIVTTWDVLEAVAEGDDLSEVKAQEVMERDLVTILPTASLKEAAHQMVNHVVWRLLVEEDGEIMGMVSATDIFKAKMDKRY